Below is a genomic region from Methanosphaera sp. WGK6.
GAATTTTCCTAGGAAGTCTTTCATTCTTTGGTTGTTAGAGTTGAATATTTCATCAGGTGTTCCTTGTTCTATTATGTATCCTTGGTCCATGAATATGATTTTGTCTGCCACGTTTTTTGCGAAGTTCATTTCATGGGTTACTATTATCATTGTCATGTTTTCTTGTGCTAGTTGTTTGATTACTTTAAGTACTTCTCCTGTTATTTCAGGATCTAGTGCACTTGTTGGTTCGTCAAAGTATAGTATGTCTGGATTCATTGCTAATGCTCTTGCTATTGATACTCTTTGTTGTTGTCCTCCTGATAGTTGTGATGGGTATGCTGTTTCTTTGTCTTCTAGTCCCATTTTTTTGAGTAGTTGTCTTGCTTCATTTATTGCTTCTGTTTTATCTCTTTTTTGTACTCTGATTGGTGCGTTTGTTATGTTTTTTAGTACATTGTGGTGTGGGAATAGGTTGAAGTTTTGAAATACTAGTCCTGATGTTCCATTAAAGTTTATTTCTCCATCATTTTTTTCTTCAAGTCCTGTTAGACATCGTAGTACTGTTGATTTTCCACTGCCTGATGGTCCGATTATTACTAGTACTTCTCCTTTGTCTACTGTGAAGTTTATATCTTTTAGTACTTCGTTGTCATCAAAGCTTTTTTTGAGGTTTTTTACTTCTAGTAAGCTCATATTTTACACTCCCCCTTTTTTTATTCATAGTATGCTAGTCTTTTTTCTATGTATTCCATTACAAATGCTACTATTATGTTGAATATATAGTAGAATGCTCCTGCAATAAATAGTGTTGTTATTGATGCTTCTGCTGCTGCTATTTGTTTTGCTACTGTGAACATTTCTGGTACTGCTATTACAAATGATAGTGATGTGTCTTTTACGAGTACTATTACCTCATTTGTTATTGATGGTAGTACTGTTTTTATTACTTGTGGTAGTATTATAATAAAGAATGTTTCCATATTTGAATATCCAAGTACTTGTGCTGCTTCATATTGTCCTTTTGGTATGGATTCTATTCCTCCACGGTATATTTCTGCAAAGTATGCTGCATAGTTTAGTGTAAATGCAATTATTACAGATATTATTCTGAAGCTACTTGATACTTGCATTCCAAAGACATAGTATGGTCCAAAGAATACTACTATTAATTGTAGCATAAGAGGTGTTCCTCTCATTATTGAGATGTATATCTTCATTAACCATCTGATTGGTGAGAATGAACTCATTCTTCCCCATGCTACTACTAGTCCTAGTGGTAGTGCAAAAAGTAGAGTTAGGAGGAAGATTTCGATTGATGTAATCATTCCTCCAATTAGCTCACTTAAGACTGTACTGAATAACATTAATTAATCTCCATGAAATTTATTCAGTTGAGTTTACAACAGTTGTGTTGTTTCCCATACAAAGGGATCCTGGAACACCATAGCTATCATATTTTGCTGCAATTTTTGCGATTGTTCCATCTTCATACATTTCATTTAATGTTTTTTGTACAGTATCTCTAAGTTCTGTGTTTCCTTTCTTAAATCCTATACCATATTGCTCGGATGAAATTGTTTCATTAATAATCATGTATTCATCAGAGTTTCTACTGTTAATTTGGTATTGTGCTACTCCTATATCCATTGCTATAGCATCACATGCACCACTATCTAAGTCCATAAATGCAGTGTTATATTCTGCAATTTGTGCAAGGTTTTGGAAGGTATCTGTTAATGTTTTATTATCTTCTAGTGCTGCAAGTGCTGAGGAATCTTCTTGTGCTTCCACAATTTTACCACTTAAATCAGCTAAAGAATTAATATTAGCACTTTTTTTAACAACAACTACTTGTTGATTGTTAATATAAGGTTCAGTCCATGTGTATTGATCTTCTCTTCCATTAATAGTAAATCCATTCCATATACAATCAATTGTACCAGAATTTAATTCACTATCTTTACTATTCCAGTCAATAGGTTGTTTTGAAAGAGTCCAATTATTTCTATCACAAACCTCTTGTGCTAAATCTAAATCAAAACCAGTATATTCCCCATTATCTCCTTTAAATCCATAAGGTGGGAAATTTGCATCAAATCCAACTACTAATGTATTATCATCATTATCTGCTGCTGAAGCATTACTAGAACTACCAGTAACACCATCAGTGCTTATTACACCTGCACCAAATAAACCAAGTATTGCTACTATGATTACAATTACTGCGGCGATTACTCCTATCTTCTTATCCATTATATATACACCATATAATTTAATTTTTAAAAAAAATTTTAAACATTTAACAAATCCACAAAAATCACATGGACAAAACCATCATCATGTAGAAAATAGTTAATGTACATTATACAATATGTCAATCAAAATATATATTATTAATTAAATTGATAACAAAAAATCATGATGTATTATAATTAGTTCATATTTAGAAAAAAA
It encodes:
- a CDS encoding amino acid ABC transporter ATP-binding protein is translated as MSLLEVKNLKKSFDDNEVLKDINFTVDKGEVLVIIGPSGSGKSTVLRCLTGLEEKNDGEINFNGTSGLVFQNFNLFPHHNVLKNITNAPIRVQKRDKTEAINEARQLLKKMGLEDKETAYPSQLSGGQQQRVSIARALAMNPDILYFDEPTSALDPEITGEVLKVIKQLAQENMTMIIVTHEMNFAKNVADKIIFMDQGYIIEQGTPDEIFNSNNQRMKDFLGKFQD
- a CDS encoding amino acid ABC transporter permease yields the protein MLFSTVLSELIGGMITSIEIFLLTLLFALPLGLVVAWGRMSSFSPIRWLMKIYISIMRGTPLMLQLIVVFFGPYYVFGMQVSSSFRIISVIIAFTLNYAAYFAEIYRGGIESIPKGQYEAAQVLGYSNMETFFIIILPQVIKTVLPSITNEVIVLVKDTSLSFVIAVPEMFTVAKQIAAAEASITTLFIAGAFYYIFNIIVAFVMEYIEKRLAYYE
- a CDS encoding amino acid ABC transporter substrate-binding protein, with the translated sequence MDKKIGVIAAVIVIIVAILGLFGAGVISTDGVTGSSSNASAADNDDNTLVVGFDANFPPYGFKGDNGEYTGFDLDLAQEVCDRNNWTLSKQPIDWNSKDSELNSGTIDCIWNGFTINGREDQYTWTEPYINNQQVVVVKKSANINSLADLSGKIVEAQEDSSALAALEDNKTLTDTFQNLAQIAEYNTAFMDLDSGACDAIAMDIGVAQYQINSRNSDEYMIINETISSEQYGIGFKKGNTELRDTVQKTLNEMYEDGTIAKIAAKYDSYGVPGSLCMGNNTTVVNSTE